ACGAGCAGCACCCAGGCCATCGCCGAGGCGTATCCCATGTGCGATGCGGTGAATCCCCGGTCGTACAGGTAGAGTGTGTAGAACAGCGTCGAGTCCGCGGGGCCACCGCGGCCCCCGCTGACGGTGAAGGCGGGCGTGAAGACCTGGAAGGCCTGGATGGTCTGCAGCACCAGGTTGAAGAACAGCACCGGCGAGAGCATCGGCAGGGTCACCGCGCGGAAGCGCCGCAACCGTCCGGCACCGTCCACTTCGGCCGCTTCGTACAGCTCGCCCGGGATCTGCTGCAGCCCCGCGAGGAAGATGACCATGGGGGCGCCGAACTGCCAGATCGTCAGCAGGGCCACCACCAGCAGGGCCCAGCCCGGCTGGTTGACCCAGCCGCCCATGTTCACCCCGAACGAGGACAGCAGGTCGTCCACGGTGCCGCCGTCGTTGAACAGGGCGCGCCAGACCAGCGCGATGCTCATGCTCGCGCCGAGCAGCGAGGGGGCGTAGAAGGCCGAGCGGTAGAAGCCCTTGCCGCGTCCGATGGAGTTCAGCGCCAGGGCCGCGGCCAACGCGGCCGCGAGTTGCAGTGGCACGGCCACCACCACGTACACCAGGGTGTTCACCGCCGACCGCCAGTAGCGGGGATCCTCGGTGAACATGCGCACGTAGTTGTCCAGGCCCACCCACTCCGGGGCGGTGAACAGGTCGTACTTGGTGAACGACAGGTACAGCGAGGCCAGCATCGGGGTCAGCGTCAGCACCGCGGCCCCGAGCAGCCACGGTGAGAGGAAGACCCAGGCGGCGCCCTCGCGGTTTCGCTTCCGCCGCGTTGCCTGCTCTTCTCGGGGCGCACCCGCTGGTTGTTCGATCCCCCGGGGCGTGCTCGGCTTCTTCTGGTCAGGGGCTTCGACGTTCATTGCTGCAACTCCGATCTCACGCTGGTGAGGAACTGCTCGGCCATCCGCCGCGGCGATCGGAGTTCGAAGCCCACGTGGTCGTAGTCGCGTTGGAAGGTCGTCTGCAGCGCGAGGTCACCGGCGGGGGGAGCGCTCGGCGGGTCGAGCAGTTTGCCCTCGAGACGCTGCTGGAAGTCGGCGATCCGCTTGTCCAGGCCGCTCAGGGAGGGGGTGATGTCGTCACGGATGTCCTGGTTGACCGGCATTCCGCGGCTCACCCCGAGAACGTCGCCCGCGGCCGGATCGTTGATCAGGAAGTCCACGAGCTGGGATGCTTCCTCCGGGTGGGGGCTGTTGGAGGAGACGCCGACGAGCATCGAGGGCTTAAAGTACTGCCCCGGTGTGCCGTCCGGACCGGAGGGCAACGGGGCGAGCCGCAGGCTGTCACCGATCAGGGCCTGGAAGCCGCCGACGGCGGAGTCCCAGGTGATGCCGGAGGCGGCGTTGCCGCGGCCGAACGGCATGTTCGCCGCCGAGCCGTCTATCTGCGTCGTCTGGCGAGCCGGGCTGACCGCGCCCTGCTGGCTGAGCCCGTTGGTGAAGCTCCAGAACTTGGCGAGATCGCTCTCGGTGAAGCCGAGCTCACCGCTGTCGGTGTAGAGGCTCTTGCCCCTGCCGCGCAGCCACACCTCGAACCAGTCCTCGCTCCATCCCGGATCGGTGGAGCCGGCCTGGTCGGTGTTCTCGTTGAGCTTGCGCATGGCCGCGCTCCAGTCCTGCCACGTCCAGTCGAAACGCGGTTCGGACACGCCGGCGCGCTGCCACGCGGCGGAGTCGTAGACCAGCACCTGCGAGGTGCGCCCCATCGGGATCGCGTACTGCGTTCCGCGGACCTGTCCGGTGCGCAGCATGCCCGAGTCCACCTCCTCGGTGCTCACCTCGGGGCGGTCCCCGAGCGGGAGCAGCAGCCCGGAGGAGGCGTACTGGCTGATCTGCCGGTAGTCCAGCTGCATCACGTCGGGGGCGTTGCCCCCGGCGGCCTGGGTGGCCAGCTTCTGGATGTAGGAGTTGTAGCTGGAGAACGAGGTCTGCACCTCGATGTTCGGGTGGCGCTGCTCGAAGAGGTCGACGGCCTCGTTGGTGGCGGCGGCCCTGTCGGCGTTGCCCCACCAGCTGAACTGCAACTCGACCTTGCCGCCGGTGGATCCGCTCGTCCCCGCGCCGCAGCCCGCCAGCAGGCCGCACAGCGTCAGCACCGCGAAGGTCAGCGCCGAGACCTTGAGCCCGGTGCGGGGCGGAGTCGGTGACTTCTGGGGCTTGTCCGGCATCACTCGCCTCCGTAGGGAAGGGTCGCACCGGGGATCTCGTACTCGTCGCGCAGCCCGCACACGCCGTAGCCGTCCCGTCGTGACGGGTGGGCCAGGCAGACCTCGGAGCTCTCCAGGTCGGCGGGATCGCCCTCGGCCAGGCGGTCCAGGCGGGCACCGGTGTGCTCGGCGGCGGCCAGCGCGCCGTGCCGCCACAGCTTCCTCCAGTGGTCCACCTTGGGCGCCACCAGTCGCGCGGCCGCCCGGAGGAACTCGCGCAGCGGCCCGGCATCGTCCGCGCGCAGCGCCTCGCGCAGGGTCAGGTACCCGGACACGGCCAGGTCCCTGCGTCGCTGGGCGGCGGCTCGTTTCTCCTGCTCGTCGGCCTGGCGCGGGATGCTCGCGGCGGCGGCGTAGGAGTCCGGGTCGGCGAGCACCTCGGGCGGGAAGGTGAACACCGCGTCGCCTGCCTCGGGCAGGCCGCTGTTCTGCATCAGCACCGTGACCCGCAGGTCCTCGTGCTGCACCATCCGGTGCACCGTGCCGGGGGCGAACCAGGCCACGGCACCGGGCTCGAGCTCGTGCTCGCGGTATCCATCCGTGCTCAGCGTCTGCACCGCACCGCGGCCGTGGGTGACCACGTAGGCCTCGGTGCAGGCCAGGTGCACGTGCGGGCTACCACCGGCGAGTCCGTCCTCGGTCGGCCAGTCGTAGGAACGCACGTGTGAGAGCCCGATCGATCCCGGGAGGGAAGGGCCGGGGGATTCGGTCATGACGGTCTCCTACCAGGGATGTTCGTCGAGAGTCCTGTCGATTCGTTCGTGGTCCAGCGCGCCGTCGGCGATCAGGATTCGGTAGGTGTACTCGAAGCTCTCCCCGGCGGGGAGTTCGAATTCCTCGAAGAAGGCCCAGGAGATCGCCACGGCCGGTGTGGGGTCCGAACGCACGAACCAGTGCGATTCGTGCACGGACTCGGCGTTGCTCGGACCGTGCTCGAACACGACGGTGGAGTGGCCGTCGAC
The sequence above is a segment of the Actinopolyspora saharensis genome. Coding sequences within it:
- a CDS encoding carbohydrate ABC transporter permease encodes the protein MNVEAPDQKKPSTPRGIEQPAGAPREEQATRRKRNREGAAWVFLSPWLLGAAVLTLTPMLASLYLSFTKYDLFTAPEWVGLDNYVRMFTEDPRYWRSAVNTLVYVVVAVPLQLAAALAAALALNSIGRGKGFYRSAFYAPSLLGASMSIALVWRALFNDGGTVDDLLSSFGVNMGGWVNQPGWALLVVALLTIWQFGAPMVIFLAGLQQIPGELYEAAEVDGAGRLRRFRAVTLPMLSPVLFFNLVLQTIQAFQVFTPAFTVSGGRGGPADSTLFYTLYLYDRGFTASHMGYASAMAWVLLVVIGIVTALLFRSSRSWVFYNDKG
- a CDS encoding extracellular solute-binding protein is translated as MPDKPQKSPTPPRTGLKVSALTFAVLTLCGLLAGCGAGTSGSTGGKVELQFSWWGNADRAAATNEAVDLFEQRHPNIEVQTSFSSYNSYIQKLATQAAGGNAPDVMQLDYRQISQYASSGLLLPLGDRPEVSTEEVDSGMLRTGQVRGTQYAIPMGRTSQVLVYDSAAWQRAGVSEPRFDWTWQDWSAAMRKLNENTDQAGSTDPGWSEDWFEVWLRGRGKSLYTDSGELGFTESDLAKFWSFTNGLSQQGAVSPARQTTQIDGSAANMPFGRGNAASGITWDSAVGGFQALIGDSLRLAPLPSGPDGTPGQYFKPSMLVGVSSNSPHPEEASQLVDFLINDPAAGDVLGVSRGMPVNQDIRDDITPSLSGLDKRIADFQQRLEGKLLDPPSAPPAGDLALQTTFQRDYDHVGFELRSPRRMAEQFLTSVRSELQQ
- a CDS encoding cupin domain-containing protein; this encodes MTESPGPSLPGSIGLSHVRSYDWPTEDGLAGGSPHVHLACTEAYVVTHGRGAVQTLSTDGYREHELEPGAVAWFAPGTVHRMVQHEDLRVTVLMQNSGLPEAGDAVFTFPPEVLADPDSYAAAASIPRQADEQEKRAAAQRRRDLAVSGYLTLREALRADDAGPLREFLRAAARLVAPKVDHWRKLWRHGALAAAEHTGARLDRLAEGDPADLESSEVCLAHPSRRDGYGVCGLRDEYEIPGATLPYGGE